The genomic region CTCACAGCAATTTGGCAAATTCATCCCAAGTGACAAATAGGGCAAAACACTTTTTGATCAAAAGTGGAAGAGTCCATCCTAAAACCCAAATACCTAAAGAAGAAGACCTAACTGACACCTCAGACTGAGAAGTGATCCAGCTGGGAATGTGGACGAGTCAGTCAAAGTGCAGTTATCAAAAATTGCTGGGGAGAAAAAAATATGGATCCCTGTGGCTGGGGAATTGATAAGACCACCATAAATTTGGCCTCCATAGATGACCCTTTGCACTCTTCGTCTGCAGTGCATGGCCCAGATGGGAGCATGGCTTATGAAACAACAGCTCTGGCTGTATTTCCACCAGCCCCTTTGTGGAGTATTTGAGCAACGACAACAGACAGGCCCATTGCATAACCACTCCCATTCTGCACAAACAACTTCCATCCTCTGAACGGCTAGCCAAATTCAGCCATCATTAGACTACCTACAGTAGGCACAGCTCCAGAGTGATCTGGAGTGCATATTTTTATGTTAATCCAGTGTTGTAGGAGCACATTTCAGATTACACAATTGCTGTGCAagatagggctacttaatgttagatcccttacttcaaaggcaattatagtcaatgaactaatcactgatcataatcttgatgtgattggcctgactgaaacatggcataagcctgatgaatttactgttttaaatgaggcctcacctcctggctacactagtgaccatatcccccgtgcatcccgcaaaggcggaggtttttcctcataatcctggactatcggaccaccattttattacgtttgcaattgcaacaaataatctgcttagaccccaaccaaggaacatcaaaagtcgtgctataaattcacagacaacacaaagattccttgatgcccttccagactccctctgcctacccaaggacgccagaggacaaaaatcagttaaccacctaactgaggatctcaatctaaccttgcgcaataccctagatgcagttgcacccctaaaaactaaaaaaatgtctcataagaaactagctccctggtacacagaaaatacccgagctctgaagcaagcttccagaaaattggaacggaaatggcgccacaccaaactggaagtcttccgactagcttggaaggacggcaccgtgcagtaccgtagagcccttactgctgctcgatcatcctatttttctaactttattgaggaaaataagaacaatccgaaattcctttttaatactgtcgcaaagctaactaaaaagcagcattccccaagagaggatgactttcactttagcagtgataaattcatgaacttctttgaggaaaagattatgattattagaaagcaaattacggactcctctttaaacctgcgtattcctccaaacctcagttgtcctgagtctgcacaactctgccaggacctaggatcaagagagacgctcaagtgttttagtactatatctcttgacacaatgatgaaaataatcatggcctctaaaccttcaagctgcatactggaccctattccaactaaactactgaaagagctgcttcctgtgcttggccctcctatgttgaacataataaacggctctctatccactggatgtgtaccaaactcactaaaagtggcagtaataaagcctctcttgaaaaagccaaaccttgacccagaaaatataaaaaactatcggcctatatcgaatcttccattcctctcaaaaattttagagaaggctgttgcgcagcaactcactgccttcctgaagacaaacaatgtatacgaaatgcttcagtctggttttagaccccatcatagcgctgagacggcacttgtgaaggtggtaaattacattttaatggcatcggaccgaggctctgcatctgtcctcgtgctcctagaccttagtgctgcttttgataccatcgatcaccacattcttttggagagattggaaacccaaattggtctacacggacatgttctggcctggtttagatcttatctgtcggaaagatatcagtttgtctctgtgaatggtttgtcctctaacaaatcaactgtaaatttcggtgttcctcaaggttccgttttaggaccactattgttttcactatatattttacctcttggggatgttattcgaaaacataatgtaaactttcactgctatgcggatgacacacagctgtacatttcaatgaaacatggtgaagccccaaaattgccctcgctagaagcatgtgtttcagacataaggaagtggatggctgcaaactttctactattaaactcggacaaaacagagatgcttgttctaggtcccaagaaacaaagagatcttctgttgaatctgacaattgatcttaatggttgtacagtcgtctcaaataaaactgtgaaggacctcggcgttactctggaccctgatctctcttttgaagaacatatcaagaccatttcgaggacagcttttttccatctacgtaacattgcaaaaatcagaaactttctgtccaaaaattatgcagaaattaatccatgcttttgtcacttctaggttagactactgcaatgctctattttccggctacccggataaagcactaaataaacttcagttagtgctaaatacggctgctagaatcctgactagaaccaaaaaatttgatcatattactccagtgctagcctctctacactggcttcctgtcaaagcaagggctgattgcaaggttttactgctaacctacaaatcaTTACATGggtttgctcctacctatctctctgatttggtcctgccgtacatacctacacgtacgctacggtcacaagacgcaggcctcctaattgtccctagaatttctaagcaaacagctggaggcagggctttctcctatagagctccatttttatggaacggtctgcctacccatgtcagagacgcaaactcggtctcaaactttaagtctttactgaagactcatctcttcagtgattgagtgtagtctggcccaggagtgggaaggtgaacggaaaggctctggagcaacgaaccgcccttgctgtctctgcctggccggttcccctctttccactgggattctctgcctctaaccctattacaggggctgagtcactggcttgctggtgctctctcatgccgtccctggagggggtgcgtcacctgagtgggttgattcactgttgtggtcatcctgtctgggttgccccccccccttgggttgtgccgtggcggagatctttgtgggctatactcagccttgtctcaggatggtaagttggtggttgaagatatccctctagtggtgtgggggctgtgctttggcaaagtgggtggggttatatccttcctgtttggccctgtccgggggtgtcctcggatggggccacagtgtctcctgacccctcctgtctcagcctccagtatttatgctgcagtagtttatgtgtcggggggctggggtcagtttgttatatctggagtacttctcctgtcctattcggtgtcctgtgtgaatctaagtgtgcgttctctaattctctccttctctctttctttctctctctcggaggacctgagccctaggaccatgccccaggactacctgacatgatgactccttgctgtccccagtccacctggccatgctgctgctccagtttcaacttccacctgactgtgctgctgctctagtttcaactgttctgccttactattattcgaccatgctggtcatttatgaacatttgaacatcttggccatgttctgttataatctccacccggcacagccagaagaggactggccaccccacatagcctggttcctctctaggtttcttcctaggtattggcctttctagggagtttttcctagccaccgtgcttctacacctgcattgcttgctgtttggggttttaggctgggtttctgtacagcactttgagatatcagctgatgtacgaagggctatataaataaatttgatttgatttgatttgatagccaATTGTAAATGTCTCAATTCAGTTTGTTGTTTTGAAGCCTTTGGACTGATTTCATGGCAATGCTAATATAGCAAACAtgtgctaactagctaaccaacaactaaCGATGTATTTGACAACAAGTGGTCATTGTGCAAATGCATTTCTGTTTTCAATATacattgttgacaacatgtaagctATATTTTGTATCGAATCTAAGCCAACCTCTTCTGTTATGCCCCATGGTTGCGCATATGTCATTTGTCGCTTAACAACCAACCCCTGTATATGTAACTTTTTTGGGCGACCGACCTAAATATAATATTGAGTTATATATCTgtctctcattgaaagcaagtctataaagcagtagatctgttctatgtgcagtATTTCTATGCTTCCGGGTCTTGAGTTtgagtcttttactttcggttttgtacaagCTTCAAAAcatctgaaaatacaatatttatggttatggaaaatatatttcacagtggtttagatggtacaatgattccttACACTATGCTTGTTGTGTTTCAAacaaattaggcaaactattcgaattttagcacccaggaaatggcagagtgatTTCTACATAGTGTACCTTCAAAAAAGGTCCAATGCAAActttctcaatatcaaataatttctgggtaacaattaggtAGCTTACCATGATTGTTtttaattaaaatggtcaaaaagaaacaaaaataatgataatgccctttaagtgtaagagctgtttgagaaGACCACctgacatttcagcctgttttggtgggatggtgtTTTGACCtaactggtgacatcaccaggtggtacaTTAGTTGATAGACCAATAAAGAGTTGCaaatctctgccaataacagctaagaCAGTCCATGCAATATTCTTGATTGATATACAGTTCTTTACTAAGAAGCAATGTTCATTTTTGAGCATTTTAATTTAACACACAGTAATttgcttaattgttacccagaaatgatttgatattgaaacAAAAATGGCTGTATTGGATTTAACAAATTTACCACCAGGTAGGTCAAAACTTCATCCCACCAAATTGGCTGAAATTTTAGGCtgtattttcaaacagctctttcacAAATGGGCATTATCATTTTCACAACATTATTCCAACCTCACTGTGGAattggatgtaaaaaaaaaacatgaaaatgcACTGACTGCACTGAGTCTTTAATACCTAGGCTACTTTGAGGCATTTGTTTTGATAACCAATGTTCAGAGGCCAGCCCTTCATGTAAACCATTTGGTTACCATTGGAAAAGCGGTACATATTTTCACAGATGAATTATAAATTATCCTTAACAAAATTGTAATATtcttctatatctatatatatatatatatatataataacaaCTTTTTCTACGAGAAGTGTTGTCTGTTGACAAGAGACTTGTActtgtttaaatgtttaaaaagatatatatatatgaaaaatcCACTTGGTACACAATCCAGTCGACACCCAACCACAAAGACAACATGGAGGACATTAACAAGCTAGAAGAGTCTTCTCAGCAGGCCTACAACATACAGGCCTCTAAAATCTGCCCCCCTCTCAGTTATGATCAAATAATCTAGGTTGTGTAGGCAAGAGGCAACAACATTTCAGTCAGCACAATAAGCTGTCCCTAATACCCTTGAGATTTAAGGGCGCTCGGGGCTCACCATTACCTAATGTGGTCAAATAAGCAATGGGCTGAAAGCTTGAAATGTCACAAGTAGTTCagaccaatacagaaccagggACCTTCCTCCCCCATGTTCAAGAAACAAGTAAACCCATGTATGAAAATTGCAGCACTGTAGTCAACAATGCAGTTCCCTCACCAACTAATCGGTTTTCCTTTCCAACGAATCACACTCCATAAAGAGATCGTCATTGTGCACGTAGCTGTCACACGGAAATCCAGCATCAAAACATTGTGTTGTCAATAAAAGTGAATATAAAATGCAATATGGTCTGATATATTACACATATTTTACATTCTAAAATTCAATTGATAACAAGCTGGAAGGCATTAAAGTGACTTCGTGAATTGTCTTATTTCCGTATCATTTTACAATGAACAACTCCCGGGAAGAGAAAAGGTAACCAACCTTGTCACCCATCAATTTAACCAAAAGCCTCTAAAGATGCATTGTACTTGGGTTGAACGTTCTATGGAACATAAGCGATACTTTATAACTTTGTCGCGAGTCTGTCTGCACAGAGATCACTGGGCGTGTACTTGCACACctacacagaggcacacacaacCTACGCTCGCATAGAAGCTAGCAATTCAATTCAAGCCGCAATCCGCCATGTTGAAAATATGTCTAAAAAGATAACTAAACGACCACAAATGTCATCAACAACAGTTAGAAAATGTTTTCACTCGGAGTTTGAAATTTTACCCTAATTAAAGACACTCACCTTCGGCGGTCGGACCTTGCAGATGCCAGTTTTCTCTGCAATAGGCCGTATTTTGTTGATATACGCAAATGGGTCGGCAAATTCCTCCCAAGTGGGCTCAAAAACAGGACACTCCGGTGGAGCAATGAACTCGTTTGGCCGAGATTGGGTCATCGTCGCATCTTCGTTCTAAACAGTGGAGAGTTACGATTCAAAGTattttaattaaagttcaatgaAAGCTGTCCCCTTTGAAGAACTGCTCCCTTTAACTCCGTCAATTAAGAACATCACCACACACTCATTGAAGTCGCACTCGCATTATCTGGTCGGGGACAGCACCTAGGCTGCTTCCGCTTCAGAAAGTAGATACCCTCACACACACGACAATGGCATACTAGCTACAAAACATAACATATGTTTGAATAAATAACTACACATGGAAGGTAAATTCATGGCATGCCATTTTTTCGGGGATTGGGGCTTGTCTAAAAACATACCTCAATGCACTAGCAACGAAACTAAATTGATTACTGTAAATAACAAACAAACGGtcagtaaacaaaacaaaaacccaTGAAATCAAAATATGGTGTACACAACCTACCGTTTGTAATTCACAATTGGTCGAAGATAAATATTGAAGTTAAAATAATTGTCCTCTAGGCCTGTACAGTTTAAAATAAAACGAATAAATGTAACAAACAATATATTGATTCTTATTCATTCATCCTACAGTACACAAAAGTATAGGCTACATTTGAGTTATGCATTCTAGTGGAAGTGAAACAGATGAGCGCATTCATACTAAAGCCTCGTGGTGACCGggacttgttttttttaaatggactcgATGGGCTCGATGATTGGGTGTAGTTCCTTGGATTCTGGTGTGAGGGAGGGTGCACAGAGAGGGGCCACCGACTTTACAAGTGatatgtaaaaatgacaagccaTAGCCAATAGAGAATGTGTGTAAATTAGATAAGGTATTCCATCAGCTAAAAGGGGTCTTGAAATGGACTTTTAATTTCCCATGCAGTCAAGTCAATGAGGGTGAACTCCATTCTAGAACTAGAATTTACAAACAGGTCAAAAATCACAGggatacattttattttacagaGTTAATAACCGTTTGAAAGATAATCAAAATGATGAGTCCATGATGAGCATGGACTGTGGAGATCTAATGGGGTCCTCTGGAGTTCGATGGAAATAGCTGAGGGCCAACATAGCAGCAGTCAAAGCCAATGTGGTATATCAACAGACAGAACACTGTCACTTGAAGTGTATCAGCAACAAATGCATACAGCACACTCAACAAATACAACCACTCCCATTATTCAGAATGTGAAGGGTGTGCTATGCTGATAAGCACACTAATCATTCAAACAGTAGAAGTACAAATGGGCCACATTTGTAGAATCAGAGATAGTCTGATAATATTTCAGAAGTAGAAAGTAATATCAAGTAGGCCTATACAAGTAATACAATTCCAAAGGCTGTAGGGTTAACCTCAGACCAAAGCATAACTCCTGAATATGGTTAGTTACAGTATGAATAACAGTTTTATAGACTGATAAGACATTTGTTCAGAGAACCACATCAATACCATTGTTGATCAGTAATAAACAAAGGAATTGAAGAACACTTGGCTTTGAAGAACTAAGGAGTCATCCAGCACCAGCCAGAGGGAAAGTGAAGGCCGGAAAGAATTAAAGGACAAGAGAGACCAATGCATGTTGCCCATGCGCAGTGGGTGACCGTCCTATCGCCTCTGACCACAGAACATTTGCCTCCATTTTCTGTTGACTTCTCTACATGTTGAATAGGCACTGTCCGTCGACACCCAACAAGCAATCTACTGCGCACGGCTGACGTTCGTGTTGGTCCGTCTTGTCCTTCAATTCCAAATGTGTACACCCTCTTTAGTTTCCCCAGGTTCTTACAATGGGCCACACTAAGCATGATTGACTCTTTCCAATGCAACATAGAAGCTCTTTTTGTCATCCAGGCAGTGCCAGCCTATGGGTCCAATCTCACAGTCTGCACAAATTAGGTACTTGATTCTCCCCACATCCTTTGTGAAGCCCACATTCTCAAAAGTGTACATGTCGTCGACTAACCAGTGGGTAGTCAGTGTGTCCCCATCAACGGATCCCTCTGATTGGGTGATAGTGGTCTTCTTGCGCATTGAGGGCAGGAACAGCTGGTGGATATTGGGGAGGAAATAGAAGGCCAGATTCATCATGACAATGGCCACAAATATGAAATAGATATACATGAGTGATTTTCCACTCCCTGACATTGTTTAGTCACATCATGGCGGCATAGCAAATTGCACATTGTATGCCAAATATAATTTTGAGCTGTAGTTTAGGTGGTGGTTAGACAGTGCACTGACTTGAAACAAAACAACTGATGAATGCCCATTCGGATAGGAAAATACGTCTATTGTGAATAATATAACTCGTAATTTAAAGGGTCATTTGTCTTTAGGGGTTACTACTGTCTAAGGTAAACCTTACCTCCTTCTCCGTAAACACCGCCATCCCTGGGCAGAGGATCTTCGATCCACAACGTTGGCACAAAACTGACTTGATATTCTTTCCAACCCCCGACACCAGCGTAGACCGGTCGACGCATCCTTCAGAGGGAGAGCACTGTTCTTGGTTGTCCATGTTGAACGCAATTTATGTGACTATACTACACTTATAAAGCGAATGCTAAGGTGGTTAGCTATAGTCAAACCACTGCTCTATATATTTCTTTCAACTAATGTAACCAGCTAGCTAAATGAATGTGAATTTTGAGGCGTCAACTCACCTCTGCTGTATAAGCTGATCAGAAAGAGTATACCTAAACTATTACCAAGCGGCTAGTGCAAGTAATGTAACTAGTAAAAGCACACGGCCATATCAACATTTTGTCCCAAAAAAACGACCGAACAAGCGTTGCTGGAGTGTGCACCCGCTGAAACTTCCGTTCAGAGTCCACATCGCTCAATTATATCGTTCCTTCTTCATCTTTGATGATTGATTGGTTTGATTTTAAAATAACTGCTGCTTGGTTGTTCTTTATCTACAATTAAACAAATAATGtaatttcatctatatttttggGAAATAGTTAGTCTACTATATCGCATATGTTTAAAACCAAAAATGTTTACCTTTGGATAAGATCAAAATAGACATACACTTGTGATAAAATCAGATTAATCTTAGTGATAACCATATCCACCCAGTTTACCAATTCGTCAGAGTAAGGTCAACAATATAGAAGGTGCCACCATGTGACTGATACCGCACACATTATTCATAGTGAAAGGGCACCAtagaagggaaaggggatacgaGTCAGtttcacaactgaatgcattcaaccgaaatatcttctgcatttaacctaacctctctgaatcagaggtgctggtgctgccttaatcgacatggggcagttgttgttgggggttttactgccttgctcaaggacagaacAGCAGATCTTTCCACCAtgccggctcggggattcgaaccagcgagcgacctttcagttacttaaCCGCTAATTGCATTGACATGCAATTGAACCAGATTTTTGAGTTATCATACATAGACTGTACCTCACTGCAAGAtctaagatactgtatttataatCAGTGGAAGTCATTGCAAACAACCAGTCTCCCCATCTCTGGTACCTTCAGGTAGAATTTTAGAACTCCCAAGGTGTGTGTTCTCAAGAGACATAGTTTGCATTGGGTAAAGAGAATGTTCCAACTTTTTGTGACCATGCACGCAGCTAGCTACATAACTAGCCCAGATGAATAGCCCCCTGCATGAAAGTAACAATTACATTCCATAACATATAGAATGAGTGATTAACTGCTACGCAACACCCCAGATAAAATATGATTTGTAAAGCTGGGGCTATAGACAAAATGTGGCATAAATATGGTCAAATATGGAATTAACTACATTGAAGTAGCATTGGTAACTCTAAAACATACAGTgactgagctaaaggttagagctgcctctttcgaggagtgggactctaacccagaagctgataagaaatcccgctatgccctccgacgaaccatcaaacaggacaagcgccaatacaggactaagattaatcgtactacaccggctccgacgcttgttggatgtggcagggcttgcaaactattagactacaaagggaagcacagccacgagctgcccagtgacacgagcctaccagacgagctaaattacatctatgctcgcttcgaggcaagcaacactgaagcatgcatgagagcatcagctgttccggacgactgtgtgatcaccctctccgtagctgatgtgaataagacctttaaacaggtcaacattcacaaggccgcagggccagacggattaccaggacgtgtactgcgagcatgcgttgaccaactggcaagtgtcttcactgacattttcaacctgtctgtaataccaacccgtttcaaacagaccaccatagtccctgtgcccaagaacactagggtaacctgcctaaatgactaccgacccgtagcactcgcgtctatagccatgaagtgctttgaaaggctcgtcatggctcacatcaaaaccattatcccagaaaccctagacccactccaatttgcatacagcccctacagatccacagatgatgcagtctctattgcactccacactgccctttcccatctggacaaaaggaacacctttgtgagaatgctattcattgactacagcttagcattcaacaccatagtaccctcaaagctcatcactaagctaaagaccctggcactaaacacctccctctgcaactggatcctagacttcctgatgggccgcccccaggtggtaagggtaggtaacaacatcc from Oncorhynchus kisutch isolate 150728-3 linkage group LG5, Okis_V2, whole genome shotgun sequence harbors:
- the LOC109891215 gene encoding guanine nucleotide exchange factor MSS4-like — its product is MDNQEQCSPSEGCVDRSTLVSGVGKNIKSVLCQRCGSKILCPGMAVFTEKELFLPSMRKKTTITQSEGSVDGDTLTTHWLVDDMYTFENVGFTKDVGRIKYLICADCEIGPIGWHCLDDKKSFYVALERVNHA